In the genome of Deltaproteobacteria bacterium, one region contains:
- a CDS encoding glycosidase — translation MGNTCFKELFTRYNANPIIQARDIPYQANSVFNAGATRVGDDTLLLMRVEDRRGISHLTAACSRDGITEWRIDAEPTLPASPQNYPEEIWGIEDPRVTRIETLDLWAVVYTAYSRGGPLVSLATTRDFKTFERKGVVMPPEDKDAALFPVQFSGRWAMLHRPVPGFAGVGAHIWISFSPDMKHWGDHQILIPARKGGWWDANKVGLSPPPLRTEKGWLVLYHGVRNTAGGCIYRLGLALLDLEDPTRLLARSDEWVFAPEEDYEVAGDVDKVIFPCGWVTEGDDVRLYYGCADKCIALAMARVPELLDWLEKHDQQERRVWS, via the coding sequence ATGGGCAACACATGCTTCAAAGAGCTTTTTACACGGTACAACGCCAATCCCATCATCCAGGCAAGGGATATCCCCTACCAGGCCAACTCGGTTTTTAATGCCGGGGCTACCCGTGTCGGCGACGACACCTTGCTGCTGATGCGCGTTGAAGACCGCAGGGGGATTTCACATCTTACAGCGGCGTGCAGCCGGGACGGTATAACCGAGTGGCGGATCGATGCCGAACCAACGCTGCCGGCCAGCCCGCAAAATTATCCCGAAGAAATCTGGGGGATTGAAGATCCAAGGGTCACGCGCATCGAAACCCTGGATTTATGGGCCGTAGTTTATACGGCCTATTCCAGAGGCGGGCCGCTGGTCTCCCTGGCAACCACGAGAGATTTTAAGACCTTCGAGCGCAAGGGGGTTGTCATGCCGCCGGAAGACAAGGACGCCGCCCTCTTTCCGGTGCAGTTCAGCGGCCGCTGGGCCATGCTCCATCGACCGGTTCCCGGATTTGCCGGTGTCGGGGCGCACATCTGGATCTCCTTCAGCCCGGACATGAAGCACTGGGGCGATCATCAAATTCTCATTCCGGCACGCAAGGGCGGATGGTGGGATGCCAACAAGGTCGGCCTTTCCCCGCCGCCGCTGCGGACCGAAAAAGGTTGGCTGGTCCTTTATCACGGGGTCCGGAACACGGCCGGCGGCTGTATCTACCGCCTGGGCCTGGCGCTTCTGGATCTTGAAGATCCGACCAGGCTGTTGGCGCGATCCGACGAATGGGTTTTTGCGCCGGAAGAAGATTACGAGGTAGCCGGTGACGTCGACAAAGTGATCTTTCCCTGCGGTTGGGTGACCGAGGGAGACGATGTCCGGCTCTACTACGGCTGTGCTGACAAATGCATCGCTCTGGCCATGGCACGTGTGCCGGAACTTTTAGATTGGCTTGAGAAGCACGATCAACAGGAAAGGAGGGTCTGGAGTTAG